A stretch of the Mesorhizobium sp. Pch-S genome encodes the following:
- a CDS encoding pyridoxal phosphate-dependent aminotransferase — MAFLADALSRVKPSATIAVTQKARELKNAGRDIIGLGAGEPDFDTPDNVKNAAIEAIRRGETKYPPVSGIAPLRDAIAKKFKRENNLDYKPEQTIVGTGGKQILFNAFMATLNPGDEVVIPRPYWVSYPEMVAICGGTATFAETSIDNGFKLTAEGLEKVITPRTKWLVMNSPSNPSGAAYTEAELKALAEVLLKHPQVWILTDDMYEHLTYGDFVFRTIAEVEPRLYERTLTMNGVSKAYAMTGWRIGYAAGPLPLIKAMDMIQGQQTSGACTIAQWASVEALNGPQDFVKKNKAIFQARRDLVVSMLNQARGISCPSPEGAFYVYPSCAQLIGKKTQGGKVIDSDETFCSELLEAEGVAVVFGSAFGLGPNFRISYATSEKLLEEACTRIQRFTGSLS; from the coding sequence ATGGCCTTCCTCGCCGACGCCCTTTCCCGCGTAAAGCCTTCCGCGACCATCGCGGTCACGCAGAAAGCGCGCGAGCTGAAAAACGCCGGCCGTGACATCATTGGCCTCGGCGCCGGCGAACCCGATTTCGATACGCCCGACAACGTCAAGAACGCGGCGATCGAAGCGATCCGTCGTGGCGAAACGAAGTATCCGCCGGTTTCGGGCATTGCCCCGCTGCGCGACGCCATCGCCAAGAAGTTCAAGCGCGAGAACAATCTCGACTACAAGCCGGAACAGACCATCGTCGGCACCGGCGGCAAGCAGATCCTGTTCAACGCCTTCATGGCGACGCTGAACCCCGGCGACGAAGTCGTCATCCCCCGCCCCTATTGGGTGAGCTACCCCGAGATGGTGGCGATCTGCGGCGGCACGGCGACCTTTGCCGAGACCAGTATCGACAACGGCTTCAAGCTGACGGCCGAAGGTCTCGAGAAGGTCATCACGCCCAGGACCAAATGGCTGGTCATGAACTCGCCGTCCAACCCGTCCGGCGCCGCCTACACGGAGGCCGAACTCAAGGCGCTGGCCGAGGTGCTGTTGAAACACCCGCAGGTCTGGATCCTGACCGACGACATGTATGAGCACCTCACCTATGGCGATTTCGTCTTCAGGACCATCGCCGAGGTGGAGCCGCGCCTTTATGAGCGCACGCTGACCATGAACGGCGTGTCCAAGGCCTATGCCATGACCGGCTGGCGCATCGGCTATGCTGCCGGCCCGCTGCCGCTGATCAAGGCGATGGACATGATCCAGGGCCAGCAGACCTCGGGCGCCTGCACGATCGCGCAATGGGCATCGGTGGAAGCGCTGAACGGCCCGCAGGACTTCGTGAAGAAGAACAAGGCGATCTTCCAGGCGCGCCGCGACCTCGTCGTGTCGATGCTGAACCAGGCGCGTGGCATCTCCTGTCCGTCGCCGGAAGGTGCTTTCTACGTCTATCCATCCTGCGCCCAGCTGATCGGAAAAAAGACGCAGGGCGGCAAGGTGATCGATTCCGACGAGACTTTCTGCTCAGAACTGCTGGAAGCCGAAGGCGTGGCGGTGGTGTTCGGTTCGGCTTTCGGCCTCGGCCCGAACTTCCGCATTTCCTACGCAACCTCCGAGAAGCTGCTGGAAGAAGCCTGCACCCGCATCCAGCGCTTCACGGGCAGCCTCAGCTGA
- a CDS encoding GFA family protein, with translation MMDWKLPRQGACRCGEVRIEVRAAPLVTMACHCTGCQKMSSSAYSLSAAIPAEGFAVTEGEPVVGGLHGPDAHHYFCPRCMTWMFTRAEGMDWFVNVRPTLLEGAGDFAPYIETWVGEKLPFAETGAVKSYEALPPMEDYEGLMAEFRGWR, from the coding sequence ATGATGGACTGGAAACTGCCGAGACAAGGCGCGTGCCGTTGCGGAGAGGTCAGGATCGAGGTGCGCGCTGCACCGCTGGTGACCATGGCCTGCCACTGCACCGGTTGCCAGAAGATGAGCTCTTCCGCCTATTCGCTGTCGGCCGCCATCCCGGCCGAAGGGTTTGCGGTGACCGAGGGTGAGCCGGTGGTCGGCGGTCTGCACGGGCCCGACGCGCATCACTATTTCTGCCCGCGCTGCATGACGTGGATGTTCACCAGGGCCGAAGGCATGGACTGGTTCGTCAATGTGCGGCCGACGCTGCTGGAAGGGGCGGGTGACTTCGCGCCCTACATCGAGACATGGGTCGGCGAAAAACTGCCTTTCGCTGAAACGGGAGCGGTGAAGAGCTACGAGGCTCTGCCGCCGATGGAGGACTATGAGGGGCTGATGGCGGAATTCAGGGGGTGGCGGTGA
- a CDS encoding elongation factor G, whose translation MGNRAGGRRSGPKCIAIVGPFASGKTTLLEAILARTGAIPRQNPVSSGNTVSDHSAEARAHAMSVEATVATTEFMGDEFTFIDCPGSIEFAFEAEPVLAGCDIAVVVAEADEKKIPALQLIMRKLDDLGVPRILFLNKVDKAIAGVRETLKMLQPTSSVPLLLRQIPLRKDGVVIGSIDLALERAYIYREYAESEVAEIPGDDKAREIEARFSMLETLADHDDQLMEQLLEEIEPPKDAVFDDLAADLRAGTVTPVLIGTAEKGNGVLRLLKTIRHDAPDIEATRKRLGAPSGSTTVVQVMKTIHTPHGGKLSVSRILSGQINDGTELFLPDGNSAKVSGIYRMLGKDQSKLTTAKVGETVALGKLDEVRTGQTLTSAKGGIKPLADLAPPQPVFAFALRPKERKDDVKMSAAIQRLAEEDPSLSLRHNQDSAETVLSGHGEMHLRVVRERLEGKNQIPVEGHAPAVPYRETIRKSVQQRGRHKKQSGGHGQFGDVVLEIKPLPRGTGFQFTDTITGGVVPKTYIQSVETGARDYLKCGPLGFPVVDVAVNLSDGSYHSVDSSDMAFQMAAKLAMKEGMATCSPVLLEPVMKVEIVTPSDATARIIALIPQRRGQILGYDARADWPGWDVVEATMPQAEIGDLIIELRSATAGVASYRASFDHMAELTGRLADDVMNANGKAA comes from the coding sequence ATGGGTAATCGCGCCGGAGGACGACGCTCGGGACCGAAATGCATTGCCATAGTCGGTCCCTTCGCAAGCGGTAAGACGACACTTCTCGAAGCCATTCTCGCCCGGACGGGCGCCATTCCTCGCCAGAACCCGGTTTCGTCCGGCAACACGGTATCGGACCATTCCGCGGAAGCCCGCGCCCACGCCATGAGCGTGGAAGCAACCGTAGCCACCACCGAATTCATGGGTGACGAATTCACCTTCATCGATTGCCCCGGCTCCATCGAATTCGCCTTCGAGGCGGAACCTGTCCTGGCAGGCTGCGACATCGCCGTCGTAGTGGCGGAGGCGGATGAGAAGAAGATCCCTGCGCTGCAGTTGATCATGCGCAAGCTGGATGATCTCGGCGTGCCGCGCATCCTGTTCCTGAACAAGGTCGACAAGGCGATCGCCGGCGTGCGCGAGACGCTGAAGATGCTGCAGCCGACCAGTTCCGTGCCGCTGCTGCTGCGCCAGATCCCGCTGCGCAAGGACGGTGTCGTCATCGGTTCGATCGACCTCGCACTCGAGCGCGCCTACATCTACCGCGAGTACGCCGAGAGCGAAGTCGCCGAAATACCGGGTGACGACAAGGCGCGCGAGATCGAGGCGCGGTTCTCGATGCTGGAAACACTCGCCGATCATGACGACCAGCTCATGGAACAATTGCTGGAGGAGATCGAACCGCCGAAGGACGCCGTCTTCGACGACCTTGCAGCTGATCTGCGTGCCGGCACGGTAACGCCGGTGCTGATCGGCACGGCCGAGAAAGGCAACGGCGTGCTGCGTCTCCTCAAGACGATCCGTCACGATGCACCCGACATCGAGGCCACGCGCAAGCGCCTTGGCGCACCCTCCGGCTCGACCACTGTCGTGCAGGTGATGAAGACCATCCACACGCCGCATGGCGGCAAGCTTTCGGTTTCCCGTATCCTTTCGGGCCAGATCAATGACGGCACCGAGCTGTTCCTGCCCGACGGCAACAGCGCAAAGGTGTCCGGCATCTACCGCATGCTCGGCAAGGACCAGTCGAAGCTCACCACTGCGAAGGTCGGTGAGACTGTCGCGCTCGGCAAGCTGGACGAGGTCCGCACGGGCCAGACGCTGACGTCGGCAAAAGGAGGCATCAAGCCACTCGCCGATCTCGCTCCGCCGCAACCGGTGTTCGCTTTCGCCTTGCGGCCGAAGGAGCGCAAGGACGACGTCAAGATGTCGGCAGCCATCCAGCGTCTTGCCGAGGAGGATCCTTCGCTCAGCCTCAGGCACAACCAGGACTCGGCGGAGACCGTGCTGTCGGGCCACGGCGAGATGCATTTGCGCGTGGTGCGCGAACGGCTGGAGGGCAAGAACCAGATCCCGGTGGAAGGACACGCCCCCGCGGTGCCCTATCGCGAAACCATCCGCAAATCGGTACAGCAACGCGGCCGCCACAAGAAACAGTCGGGCGGCCACGGCCAGTTCGGCGACGTCGTGCTGGAGATCAAGCCGCTGCCACGTGGCACCGGCTTCCAGTTCACCGACACAATCACCGGCGGTGTGGTACCCAAGACCTATATCCAGTCGGTGGAGACAGGCGCTCGGGATTACCTGAAATGCGGCCCGCTCGGCTTCCCCGTCGTCGACGTCGCCGTCAACCTGTCCGACGGCTCCTACCATTCCGTCGACTCCTCGGACATGGCATTCCAGATGGCGGCCAAGCTCGCCATGAAGGAAGGCATGGCGACCTGCTCGCCGGTGCTTCTGGAGCCGGTGATGAAGGTCGAGATCGTCACCCCTTCCGACGCGACGGCCAGGATCATCGCTCTCATTCCACAAAGGCGCGGACAGATCCTCGGCTATGATGCCCGTGCCGACTGGCCGGGCTGGGACGTCGTGGAGGCGACCATGCCGCAGGCCGAGATCGGCGACTTGATCATTGAGCTGCGGTCGGCGACGGCGGGTGTTGCCAGTTACCGGGCAAGTTTCGATCACATGGCGGAATTGACGGGGCGTCTCGCCGACGATGTGATGAACGCCAATGGCAAAGCTGCCTGA
- a CDS encoding glutathione S-transferase family protein — MTILYSMIDSGNCYKPRLLMAKLGQSFTNVEVSSHNGATRTPEYVAKNPNAMVPMLELDDGRRIAESNAILLYLAEGTRFLPADRYERGLVYQWLFFEQYSHEPNIAVRKALLTFPERAGDATPERLATTLERGNKALGVMEHRLLQGPFFAGDTYSIADIALYAYTHTAEFGGFDLKAFPAICAWLKRVETHPGHVPIEWLP, encoded by the coding sequence ATGACCATTCTCTACAGCATGATCGACAGCGGCAACTGCTACAAGCCGCGCCTCCTGATGGCCAAGCTCGGTCAGTCCTTCACCAATGTCGAGGTGTCTTCCCATAACGGAGCGACGCGTACTCCCGAATATGTGGCCAAGAACCCTAACGCCATGGTGCCCATGCTGGAGCTGGATGATGGCCGCCGCATCGCCGAATCCAACGCCATCCTGCTCTATCTCGCCGAGGGCACGCGCTTCCTGCCTGCCGACCGCTATGAGCGCGGTCTGGTCTATCAGTGGCTTTTCTTCGAGCAATACAGCCATGAGCCGAACATTGCCGTGCGCAAGGCGCTGCTGACCTTCCCGGAAAGAGCCGGGGATGCCACGCCGGAACGTCTCGCAACAACGCTGGAGCGCGGCAACAAGGCGCTCGGCGTCATGGAGCACAGGCTCCTGCAGGGCCCGTTCTTCGCGGGAGACACGTATAGCATCGCCGACATCGCGCTCTACGCCTACACCCATACCGCAGAGTTCGGCGGCTTCGACCTCAAGGCTTTCCCGGCCATCTGTGCCTGGTTGAAGCGGGTGGAAACACACCCCGGCCATGTGCCGATCGAATGGCTGCCGTGA
- a CDS encoding GNAT family N-acetyltransferase, whose protein sequence is MTQPEAGTADDISIRLRRSLAGDLPAPVWADGFTMRTFQPADARAVHKLLTETLQKEEKNFDLWWAQHSSDAEYDPALWFVVDDAEGRLVAVALCWTGDYLKYLAVHPSARRNGLAEALLLHVFAVFKARGASRLDLKTKVVENANAIRLYRRHGMVEVDWNG, encoded by the coding sequence ATGACGCAGCCCGAGGCCGGGACGGCCGACGATATCAGCATCCGTTTGCGACGTTCGCTTGCCGGCGACCTGCCGGCTCCCGTCTGGGCTGATGGTTTCACGATGCGGACGTTCCAGCCGGCAGACGCGCGGGCCGTGCACAAGCTGCTGACCGAAACCCTGCAGAAGGAAGAGAAGAACTTCGACCTCTGGTGGGCGCAGCATTCCTCCGATGCCGAGTACGACCCCGCGCTGTGGTTCGTGGTCGATGACGCCGAAGGCCGGCTGGTCGCCGTGGCGCTGTGCTGGACCGGCGACTACCTCAAATATCTGGCGGTGCATCCCAGCGCCCGGCGCAACGGACTGGCGGAAGCCCTGCTGTTGCATGTGTTCGCGGTCTTCAAGGCACGCGGTGCCAGCCGTCTCGACCTGAAGACCAAAGTTGTCGAAAACGCCAATGCCATTCGCCTCTACAGGCGCCACGGCATGGTCGAGGTCGACTGGAACGGTTGA
- a CDS encoding EAL domain-containing protein: MSRSIGLAHIIRHDDGTSTGVWGLYTLKSAFQPIFAFEDGKLSIAAFEGLIRPFRDGEPQAPGQFFATCPPADRLHIEALTRTLHLLNAGACLPEDASIFINFDPSVFIDRAVSDSALREMRLVLHEAGIDPKRVVCEVTEQRSASKAALSDFVEALRANGFRIAVDDYGADESDINRIKELKPDIVKFDAHWITQLMESGAGFALLMTMVAAFEGRGIRTVFEGIEESWQLDLAEKSGASMVQGYVLAKPEIAPTSFRSYARAVHMPEPGPQAGQDLGSGISARQSTRPTRTFGKRIVQ, translated from the coding sequence GTGTCGCGCAGCATCGGGCTCGCCCATATCATTCGTCACGACGATGGCACCTCGACCGGGGTGTGGGGCCTGTACACCCTGAAGAGCGCGTTTCAGCCGATTTTCGCCTTTGAGGATGGCAAGCTCTCCATCGCGGCCTTCGAGGGACTGATCCGGCCGTTTCGCGATGGCGAACCGCAAGCGCCGGGCCAGTTCTTCGCCACCTGTCCGCCGGCCGACAGACTGCATATCGAAGCGCTGACGCGAACGTTGCATCTGCTCAACGCCGGGGCCTGTCTGCCGGAAGATGCCAGCATCTTCATCAATTTCGATCCGTCCGTCTTCATCGACCGGGCCGTATCGGACAGCGCGCTGCGTGAAATGCGCCTGGTGCTGCACGAAGCGGGCATCGATCCGAAGCGGGTGGTCTGCGAAGTGACGGAGCAACGCTCCGCCTCCAAAGCAGCACTGAGCGACTTCGTCGAGGCGCTGAGAGCAAACGGGTTCCGCATCGCCGTGGATGATTATGGCGCCGATGAGTCCGACATCAACCGGATCAAGGAGCTGAAGCCGGATATCGTGAAATTCGATGCCCACTGGATCACCCAGCTGATGGAGTCGGGTGCCGGTTTCGCCTTGCTGATGACGATGGTGGCGGCATTCGAGGGACGGGGCATCCGGACGGTCTTCGAAGGCATCGAGGAGAGCTGGCAGCTCGACCTTGCCGAAAAATCCGGCGCGTCCATGGTGCAGGGCTACGTTCTGGCCAAGCCCGAGATCGCGCCGACGAGTTTCCGCAGCTACGCCAGGGCCGTGCATATGCCCGAACCTGGGCCGCAGGCCGGACAAGATCTTGGCAGCGGCATCTCCGCGCGGCAATCGACCCGCCCGACAAGGACTTTCGGAAAACGGATCGTCCAGTGA
- a CDS encoding glutathione S-transferase N-terminal domain-containing protein, which translates to MILIGQYDSPFVRRVGIALTLYGISFEQKPWSTFGDADRIRPYNPLTRVPTLVLDDGEVLIESHLMLDYLDSLVPAGQAMFPRTEPLRHKALKVAALATGMADKAVSLFYEQRLHSEVSDMWTDRCRTQIATVLDVLEKDRAGEVSEFWFGDRIGHADIAVAAALRFLNDAHPGLIDMAMFPRLAQHAAKLEALPVFKLIAQEFVAPA; encoded by the coding sequence ATGATCCTCATCGGGCAATATGATTCACCCTTTGTCAGGCGTGTCGGCATAGCGCTGACGCTTTACGGAATTTCGTTCGAGCAGAAGCCCTGGTCGACGTTCGGCGATGCCGACAGGATCCGGCCCTACAATCCGCTGACCCGCGTGCCGACACTGGTGCTGGATGATGGCGAGGTGCTGATCGAGAGCCATCTCATGCTCGACTATCTCGACAGCCTGGTTCCGGCCGGGCAGGCGATGTTCCCGCGCACCGAACCGTTGCGGCACAAGGCGTTGAAGGTTGCCGCACTGGCCACCGGCATGGCCGACAAGGCTGTGAGCCTGTTCTACGAGCAGCGCCTGCACAGCGAGGTGTCCGATATGTGGACCGACCGCTGTCGGACGCAGATCGCCACAGTGCTGGACGTACTGGAGAAGGACCGTGCCGGAGAGGTGAGCGAATTCTGGTTCGGGGACCGGATCGGCCATGCCGACATCGCCGTGGCGGCAGCGCTGCGCTTCCTCAACGATGCGCATCCGGGATTGATCGATATGGCCATGTTCCCGAGGCTTGCCCAGCATGCCGCGAAGCTGGAAGCCTTGCCGGTCTTCAAGCTCATCGCGCAGGAGTTCGTGGCGCCGGCTTGA
- a CDS encoding methylated-DNA--[protein]-cysteine S-methyltransferase, translating into MQTAIEKNVEKNLAVAPGHTIFSTALGFMGIAWNERGLIRLCLPQSSADNLERRLLRLESVPGKRFEDGTAPGWVGELVEAIKAYAAGETVDFSTVPVDLDGVDDFRLAIYDAARKLAFGETTTYGELARRAGHTGLARETGAALGANPVPLVIPCHRITAVGGKIGGFSAPGGSATKEKMLAMEGVRVGPPPSKQASFGF; encoded by the coding sequence ATGCAGACCGCCATTGAAAAAAATGTCGAAAAAAATCTGGCCGTCGCCCCCGGCCACACCATTTTCTCCACAGCACTCGGTTTCATGGGCATCGCCTGGAATGAGCGCGGACTGATCCGCCTGTGCCTGCCGCAATCGAGCGCCGACAACCTGGAACGGCGCCTGCTGCGGCTGGAAAGCGTGCCCGGCAAGCGTTTCGAGGACGGTACCGCTCCCGGCTGGGTGGGCGAACTGGTCGAGGCGATCAAGGCCTATGCCGCCGGTGAAACCGTCGATTTCTCAACCGTGCCGGTCGACCTTGATGGCGTCGACGATTTTCGGCTCGCCATCTACGATGCCGCGCGCAAGCTGGCCTTCGGTGAAACCACTACCTATGGCGAACTCGCCAGGCGTGCCGGCCACACCGGGCTTGCGCGTGAGACGGGCGCGGCCCTCGGCGCCAATCCGGTCCCGCTGGTCATTCCCTGCCACCGCATCACCGCGGTCGGCGGCAAGATAGGCGGCTTCTCGGCGCCTGGCGGCTCGGCGACCAAAGAAAAAATGCTGGCGATGGAAGGCGTTCGGGTCGGCCCGCCGCCCTCGAAGCAGGCTTCCTTCGGGTTCTGA
- a CDS encoding cold-shock protein yields the protein MATGTVKWFNATKGFGFIQPDAGGADVFVHISAVQRAGLTTLADGQKISYEIEQDRRTGKSSAGSLSAA from the coding sequence ATGGCAACTGGAACGGTCAAGTGGTTCAACGCCACCAAGGGCTTCGGTTTCATCCAGCCTGACGCCGGCGGCGCGGACGTTTTCGTCCACATCTCCGCTGTGCAGCGCGCTGGTCTGACCACCCTGGCTGATGGCCAGAAGATCAGCTACGAGATCGAGCAGGACCGCCGCACTGGCAAGTCGTCCGCTGGATCTCTGTCGGCAGCCTGA
- a CDS encoding transglycosylase SLT domain-containing protein, with protein sequence MRTTTHTLSIGILLAAAGVSGCTSTTAVKPSLAPTTTTVSEADAGFALALPEAVSVLPESSGLAPVQFAALPAEAAGNAFAGATPQQHADSPATLATTPGTSARLANNSTFVAPAPVQPGGTAAAPATVAVNGKAVTATQPEATVQPVVQGQQTPQAATVQVAVAQPTTTQTGARVSTLSTRMGGDLPAPKPKPVVVASAATSLVFPSAPAAPKAIASLPGVQPVAYSGPVPTYLMIPEPEAERPGPVSAGRGEVDRLIAKYAALYEVPVELVRSVVKRESTFNPLAYNNGHWGLMQIKHATARGMGYGGAPKGLFDAETNLKYAVKYLRGAFLVANGDYKRADRLYQTGYYYDAKRKGLLEETGLGRDRKRKSAPDA encoded by the coding sequence TTGCGAACAACAACCCACACCCTGTCGATCGGCATTCTCCTGGCTGCGGCCGGTGTCTCCGGTTGCACCTCAACGACTGCCGTCAAGCCGTCACTGGCTCCCACCACGACCACGGTGAGCGAGGCTGACGCCGGCTTTGCGCTGGCGCTGCCCGAAGCCGTTTCGGTGCTGCCGGAATCCTCCGGTCTGGCGCCGGTGCAGTTCGCGGCACTTCCGGCTGAAGCCGCCGGCAACGCCTTCGCCGGCGCGACGCCACAGCAGCATGCCGACAGCCCTGCCACGCTGGCGACGACGCCAGGCACCAGTGCGCGGCTTGCCAACAATTCGACCTTTGTCGCGCCAGCACCGGTCCAGCCCGGTGGTACCGCCGCCGCTCCAGCAACGGTCGCCGTCAATGGCAAAGCCGTAACCGCGACCCAGCCGGAAGCCACGGTGCAGCCGGTGGTGCAGGGGCAGCAGACCCCGCAAGCCGCAACGGTTCAGGTGGCGGTTGCCCAGCCGACGACCACGCAGACCGGTGCGCGTGTCAGCACGCTGTCGACCCGCATGGGTGGTGATCTGCCTGCGCCGAAACCGAAACCGGTGGTCGTTGCTTCGGCAGCCACCAGCCTGGTGTTTCCGTCGGCGCCTGCCGCGCCGAAAGCCATCGCATCGCTGCCGGGCGTGCAGCCTGTCGCCTATTCCGGCCCGGTGCCGACCTATCTGATGATCCCCGAACCGGAAGCCGAAAGGCCGGGACCGGTCAGCGCCGGTCGCGGCGAGGTCGATCGGCTGATCGCCAAATATGCGGCGCTCTACGAGGTGCCGGTGGAACTGGTGCGCTCGGTGGTCAAGCGCGAGTCGACCTTCAACCCGCTCGCCTACAACAACGGCCACTGGGGCCTGATGCAGATCAAGCATGCCACCGCGCGTGGCATGGGTTACGGCGGCGCGCCCAAGGGCCTGTTCGATGCCGAGACCAATCTGAAATACGCAGTGAAATATCTGCGCGGCGCCTTCCTGGTGGCCAATGGCGACTACAAGCGCGCCGACCGCCTCTACCAGACCGGCTATTATTACGACGCCAAGCGCAAGGGCCTGCTCGAGGAAACCGGGCTCGGCCGCGATCGCAAGCGCAAATCGGCTCCCGACGCCTGA
- a CDS encoding alanine/glycine:cation symporter family protein — protein MNAVIDFLNTIFWGYVLIYGLIAVGIYFTLRLRFIQIRHFPELFRSVMRVPENDTSGITPFQALCTSLASRVGTGNLAGVAVALYLGGPGALFWMWVVAAVGMATAYSESALAQLYKITDHNGQYRGGPAFYISKGLNAPWAGVLFSICLVVVFGLVFNAVQANSIADAMQGAFGVDKLWVGFALAALTAVVIFGGIRQIAQVAEYVVPFMAIAYLGMALYVVLANITEVPGVLALIVKSAFGIEQAAGGVAGAMLNGVKRGLFSNEAGMGSAPNIAAVATPSPHHPASQGFVQALGVFIDTLLICTATGIMILLSGVMTPGSELTGTPLTQEAMVAHIGEAGRYFIAVAIFFFAFTSIIGNYAYSENAMVFLKIDNRGTLSALRVGVLLMVIWGAYTSVAVVFNAADATMGLMASVNLVAIMLLSGTVVKLTRDYFEQQKTGIPRFDPDAYPELKGKIEHSIWKN, from the coding sequence CTGAACGCTGTCATCGATTTCCTGAACACGATCTTCTGGGGCTATGTGCTGATCTATGGCCTGATCGCGGTCGGCATCTACTTCACGCTGCGGTTGCGCTTTATCCAGATCCGGCATTTTCCGGAACTGTTTCGCTCGGTGATGCGGGTGCCCGAGAACGACACCAGCGGCATCACGCCGTTCCAGGCTTTGTGCACCAGCCTGGCTTCGCGCGTCGGCACGGGCAATCTCGCCGGCGTTGCCGTCGCCCTCTATCTCGGCGGACCGGGGGCGCTGTTCTGGATGTGGGTGGTGGCCGCCGTCGGCATGGCCACGGCCTATTCGGAAAGCGCGCTGGCGCAGCTCTATAAGATCACCGACCACAACGGCCAGTACCGGGGCGGACCGGCCTTCTACATCTCGAAGGGGCTGAACGCGCCCTGGGCGGGTGTGCTTTTTTCCATCTGCCTGGTCGTCGTCTTCGGCCTCGTCTTCAACGCCGTGCAGGCGAACTCGATCGCTGATGCCATGCAGGGGGCTTTCGGCGTCGACAAGCTGTGGGTCGGCTTCGCGCTGGCGGCGCTGACGGCAGTCGTCATCTTCGGCGGCATCCGCCAGATCGCGCAGGTGGCCGAATATGTCGTGCCGTTCATGGCGATCGCCTATCTCGGCATGGCGCTCTATGTGGTGCTCGCCAACATCACCGAAGTGCCCGGCGTGCTGGCGCTGATCGTCAAGAGTGCGTTCGGCATCGAGCAGGCCGCCGGCGGCGTTGCCGGCGCCATGCTGAACGGGGTCAAGCGCGGGCTGTTCTCCAATGAAGCCGGCATGGGCTCGGCACCCAACATCGCTGCGGTGGCGACGCCGTCGCCGCATCATCCCGCGAGCCAGGGCTTCGTGCAGGCGCTGGGCGTGTTCATCGATACGCTGCTGATCTGCACCGCCACCGGCATCATGATCCTGCTGTCAGGCGTGATGACGCCGGGCTCGGAACTGACCGGAACGCCTTTGACCCAGGAGGCGATGGTCGCCCATATCGGCGAGGCCGGGCGCTACTTCATCGCCGTCGCGATCTTCTTCTTCGCCTTCACGTCGATCATCGGCAACTACGCCTATTCGGAGAATGCCATGGTGTTCCTGAAGATCGACAACAGGGGCACGCTGAGCGCGCTGCGCGTCGGCGTGCTTTTGATGGTGATCTGGGGCGCCTACACCTCGGTGGCGGTGGTGTTCAACGCCGCCGACGCCACCATGGGCCTGATGGCTTCCGTCAATCTCGTGGCGATCATGCTTTTGTCCGGCACGGTCGTGAAACTGACCAGGGACTATTTCGAGCAGCAGAAGACTGGCATCCCGCGCTTCGATCCGGACGCCTATCCCGAGCTGAAGGGCAAGATCGAACATTCGATCTGGAAAAATTGA
- a CDS encoding cupin domain-containing protein yields the protein MKIIACGSVPTIIASDAYFTGRVTQNPIIEAEAPARLRATSVSFEAGARTHWHTHPLGQTIHVVSGAGLAQSWGGPVQEIRAGDTVWFEPGEKHWHGAASKTAMTHIAMQEALNGSPVDWLEPVSDEQYQG from the coding sequence ATGAAGATCATCGCCTGCGGCAGCGTGCCGACCATCATCGCCTCGGACGCCTATTTCACCGGCCGGGTGACGCAGAACCCGATCATCGAGGCAGAGGCGCCGGCGCGGCTGAGAGCCACCTCGGTAAGCTTCGAAGCCGGCGCGCGCACGCACTGGCACACTCATCCGCTCGGCCAGACGATCCATGTCGTCTCGGGCGCGGGGCTGGCGCAGAGCTGGGGCGGACCGGTCCAGGAGATCAGGGCCGGGGACACCGTCTGGTTCGAGCCCGGCGAAAAGCACTGGCATGGTGCGGCCAGCAAGACGGCGATGACCCATATCGCCATGCAGGAGGCGCTCAACGGTTCACCCGTCGACTGGCTGGAGCCGGTCAGCGACGAGCAATATCAGGGTTGA